Proteins encoded within one genomic window of Dyadobacter chenhuakuii:
- a CDS encoding aldose 1-epimerase family protein yields MESAEHIDQDWTDKVSNHAQIGGIETSVLDNGAGRGTRIAWINTGAGLRFKVVIDRAMDIAEAFYNQHSLAWLSHGGITYPQPFSDKGIDWLRTFGGGLLTTCGLTHVGGPESDKFGDRGLHGLISNSPAEIVSIIQPEPRAGKLDMSITGIIRETKPFGPSLELRRTISATLGQPGIRIHDEVTNKGNTPSPHMLLYHFNFGWPLADEGTNILWRGKWHPRHGEENAKIFKEGNDFKKCPAPLDDHLGSGEEVALVDIEADIFGDSVCGLYNEKIGLAVGLKFKKEQLPWMANWQHWGKGEYVTGLEPSTHPLSGQAKAREDKTLIFIGPEETKVYDLELNVMTEKEAIDEFILNVNVA; encoded by the coding sequence ATGGAAAGTGCGGAGCATATAGATCAGGACTGGACAGACAAAGTATCCAATCACGCGCAGATAGGCGGAATTGAAACATCCGTTCTGGACAATGGCGCGGGAAGAGGAACACGCATTGCCTGGATCAACACCGGCGCAGGTTTACGCTTTAAAGTGGTCATTGACAGGGCGATGGACATTGCCGAGGCATTTTACAATCAGCATAGTCTGGCCTGGCTGAGTCACGGCGGCATCACTTATCCGCAGCCTTTTTCCGATAAAGGGATTGATTGGTTAAGAACATTCGGTGGAGGCTTGCTTACAACTTGCGGCCTTACCCACGTAGGCGGGCCGGAATCGGACAAGTTTGGGGACAGAGGTTTGCACGGACTGATCAGCAATTCACCCGCAGAAATTGTGTCGATCATTCAGCCCGAGCCACGAGCTGGGAAGTTGGATATGAGCATTACCGGCATTATCAGGGAAACCAAACCATTTGGCCCAAGTCTGGAACTGCGCAGAACCATTTCAGCAACATTAGGACAACCCGGAATCCGCATTCATGACGAGGTTACCAATAAAGGCAACACGCCGTCTCCGCATATGCTTTTATATCATTTCAATTTCGGCTGGCCACTGGCTGATGAAGGAACGAACATTCTCTGGCGGGGCAAATGGCATCCAAGGCACGGAGAAGAAAATGCCAAGATTTTTAAAGAAGGAAACGATTTCAAAAAGTGTCCTGCGCCATTGGACGATCACCTCGGAAGCGGTGAAGAAGTTGCTTTGGTGGACATTGAAGCAGATATTTTCGGCGACAGCGTTTGCGGACTTTACAATGAAAAGATCGGTCTGGCTGTTGGATTAAAATTCAAAAAAGAACAACTCCCCTGGATGGCTAACTGGCAACATTGGGGCAAAGGCGAATACGTCACCGGCCTCGAACCAAGCACGCATCCGTTGTCGGGTCAGGCGAAGGCGAGGGAGGATAAGACGTTGATATTTATTGGGCCTGAGGAGACGAAGGTTTATGATCTGGAATTGAATGTGATGACGGAGAAAGAGGCAATTGATGAGTTTATCTTAAATGTGAATGTTGCCTAG
- a CDS encoding class I mannose-6-phosphate isomerase, which produces MGLSSIAEKALEQGKGILRLAPTWVPRSFCVPGRRIKLHPDDYYVLGGERGGIDERWLSSTTPAENGPLTGENEGLSQIVLEDESGVQKVTLRDAVEELKGEIIGDRLWDQYKSWPMYSKFFDNMGPLPHHIHHRDEHAAMVGQNGKPEAYYFPPQLNNHGGDFPYTFIGIAPGTTKEQIKECLMNFTKGDNKITNYSQAFRLEPGTGWDVPPGMLHAPGSLCTYEPQKASDIFAMYQSLVNEAVIPEELLWKGTPQDRIGDYDLLMEVIDWDLNVNPNLMEKHFMRPKPVKDVAEMEAEGYSENWICYKNEAYSAKELTVFPGQTVTIKDGGAYGMIVMQGHGKFGEWDIETPALIRYGQLTNDEFFVTEKAATEGVVISNPSKTDPIVILKHFGPGNPDLVL; this is translated from the coding sequence ATGGGACTTTCGAGTATAGCTGAAAAGGCGTTAGAGCAGGGAAAAGGGATTTTGCGTTTGGCGCCGACCTGGGTGCCGCGTTCATTTTGCGTTCCCGGCCGCAGGATCAAATTACATCCGGACGATTATTATGTACTGGGTGGAGAGCGTGGCGGTATCGATGAGCGCTGGTTATCTTCTACTACTCCCGCGGAGAACGGGCCGCTGACAGGCGAAAATGAAGGTTTGAGCCAAATTGTTTTGGAAGATGAGTCAGGCGTTCAGAAAGTTACATTGCGGGATGCGGTGGAAGAGCTGAAAGGTGAAATTATTGGTGACAGACTTTGGGATCAATACAAAAGCTGGCCAATGTATTCCAAGTTTTTTGACAATATGGGCCCGCTTCCGCACCATATCCACCACAGAGACGAGCACGCCGCAATGGTGGGCCAGAACGGAAAGCCGGAAGCTTACTATTTCCCGCCGCAACTCAATAATCACGGTGGCGATTTTCCTTATACATTCATTGGAATTGCTCCCGGAACTACCAAAGAGCAGATCAAGGAGTGTCTGATGAACTTCACCAAGGGTGACAATAAAATCACGAATTACTCTCAGGCATTTCGTCTGGAACCGGGTACGGGCTGGGATGTGCCTCCCGGCATGCTGCACGCGCCGGGTAGCTTGTGCACGTATGAGCCACAGAAAGCATCGGATATTTTCGCAATGTATCAATCGCTTGTGAACGAGGCCGTTATTCCCGAGGAGTTGCTTTGGAAAGGCACCCCGCAAGACAGAATTGGCGATTACGACTTGTTGATGGAAGTAATCGACTGGGATTTGAATGTCAATCCTAATTTGATGGAGAAACATTTCATGCGTCCGAAACCGGTGAAAGATGTTGCCGAAATGGAAGCGGAAGGATATAGCGAAAACTGGATTTGCTACAAGAACGAAGCTTACAGTGCCAAAGAATTGACTGTATTCCCTGGGCAAACCGTAACTATTAAAGACGGTGGCGCATACGGAATGATCGTGATGCAGGGCCACGGTAAGTTTGGTGAATGGGACATTGAAACACCCGCATTGATCCGCTACGGGCAATTGACAAATGATGAGTTTTTTGTAACTGAAAAAGCTGCAACAGAAGGCGTTGTGATCAGCAATCCTTCCAAAACAGATCCAATTGTAATTCTGAAACACTTCGGTCCGGGAAATCCTGACTTAGTTCTTTAA